GCAAGCCGCCATGGCCGCCGCGAAGCTCGACGGCTACACCGAGAACGAGACCGACCGGGCCGACCTGGAGCGGCAGTGGCCCCAGCTCAAGGGCCAGTTCCTGATCGACCGGGACGGCATCGTGCGCTGGGCCAACATCGAGTGCGCCGCCGAAGGCCTGGCCGGCGTCGGGAAGTTCCCGTCCGAGGCGGAGATTCTCACCGCGGTGCGGGCTCTGCCGGGCCGCTGAGCCGCTCGCGGGGTTCGACGCCGCGCTTGATCCGGCCGGCCTACTCGGCGAGGCGCTTCATCCGGGGGTCGAGGACGTCGCGCAGCCAGTCTCCCAGGAGGTTCACACCGAGGACCGTGAGCATGAGCACGACGCCCGGGAAGAAGGCGATCCACCAGGCGGTGTCGAGGAAGGCGCGGCCGTCGGACAGCATCCCGCCCCAGGTGGGCGTCGGGGGTGGCACGCCCACGCCGAGGAAGGAGAGCGAGGCCTCGATGATGATCATCCGGCCCAGGTAGAGGGTGGCGACGACGATGGCGGAGGAGAGCACGTTGGGGAGCAGATAGACCACCAGGATCCGTAGCGTGCGGCACCCCATGGCCCGGGCCCCCGTGATGAACTCGTGCTCCTTGAGGGCGAGCACCTCCCCCCGCACCACTCGGGTGTAGACGATCCACGTCCTGAGCGCGATGGCGACGACGATGTTCTGCAGGCTGGCCCCGAGGATCGCGATGAGGGACATGGCGAGCAGGATGAAGGGGATGGCCAGGGCGGTGTCCACGACCCGGCTGATGACCGCGTCCAGCTTGCCGCCGAAGAAGCCCGCCATGAGCCCGAGCGTCACGCCGATGAGACCGCTCACCAGGACGGTGGCGATGCCCACGACGAGCGAGATGCGCGACCCCCAGATGATGCGGCTCAGGATGTCGCGCCCCTGCTGGTCCGTACCCAGCCAGTAGGTCCGGCCCTGGGCATCCACGTGACCCGGGGGCTTCAGGTAGCGGTCCAGGTTCTGGTCCAGCGGATCGAGCGGGGCAAAGAGACCGGGCGTGGCGGCCCAGATGACCACCGTCATCACGCAGAACAGGCCGAAGAGCGCGGGCGGCCGGCGCACGAGCTTGCGCCAGGCCCGCTCCAGGCCCGACGGGCCCTCCCGCGCCAGCCCGTCGAACCCATCAAACGTGCGCTCGGCGACGATCGTTCTCTCGATGGCCATGCGTCCTGTCTCTGCCTCCTACCGATAGGAAATCCTGGGATCCAGCCACGCGTACACGAGGTCGACCGTCAAGTTCACCCCAACGAACATGATCGCGAGCAGGGTCACCGCCGCCTGGACCACCGGGTAGTCCTGGTTGATGATGGCGTCCACCGTCAGGAAGCCCACCCCCGGCCAGGCGAAAACGACTTC
This DNA window, taken from Candidatus Methylomirabilota bacterium, encodes the following:
- a CDS encoding ABC transporter permease, coding for MAIERTIVAERTFDGFDGLAREGPSGLERAWRKLVRRPPALFGLFCVMTVVIWAATPGLFAPLDPLDQNLDRYLKPPGHVDAQGRTYWLGTDQQGRDILSRIIWGSRISLVVGIATVLVSGLIGVTLGLMAGFFGGKLDAVISRVVDTALAIPFILLAMSLIAILGASLQNIVVAIALRTWIVYTRVVRGEVLALKEHEFITGARAMGCRTLRILVVYLLPNVLSSAIVVATLYLGRMIIIEASLSFLGVGVPPPTPTWGGMLSDGRAFLDTAWWIAFFPGVVLMLTVLGVNLLGDWLRDVLDPRMKRLAE